One stretch of Nitrospiria bacterium DNA includes these proteins:
- the nuoI gene encoding NADH-quinone oxidoreductase subunit NuoI, producing the protein MSIKEFFKNVLMTEILKAHVLTFKHMFVKPVTLQYPHEKISLPDTHRGALCLLRYEDGVERCVGCDLCEAACPSKCIKVVSEEDKTMPLKRIATEFYIDMTKCVFCGYCVEACPVNALAMTKMYDYSTDNKRDLIFDKDKLYAIGDQLMVDAKKYLVAHDQEKEDQASLEYRYKFPFSVLSRKE; encoded by the coding sequence GTGAGTATTAAGGAATTTTTTAAAAATGTTTTAATGACCGAAATTTTGAAGGCCCATGTGTTAACGTTTAAACACATGTTCGTCAAACCCGTCACTCTCCAATATCCTCACGAAAAAATTTCACTTCCGGATACCCATCGAGGAGCGCTGTGTCTTCTTCGTTATGAGGATGGGGTTGAACGCTGTGTTGGGTGTGATTTGTGTGAAGCGGCGTGTCCTTCCAAATGTATCAAGGTGGTCAGCGAAGAAGATAAAACCATGCCCTTGAAGCGGATTGCTACGGAATTCTATATCGACATGACCAAGTGTGTGTTTTGTGGTTACTGTGTGGAAGCGTGTCCGGTCAACGCTTTGGCGATGACCAAGATGTATGATTACTCAACGGATAATAAGCGGGACCTGATTTTTGACAAGGATAAGCTTTATGCTATCGGTGATCAATTAATGGTAGATGCGAAAAAGTATCTTGTGGCTCATGATCAGGAAAAAGAAGATCAAGCCAGTCTGGAATACCGCTACAAATTTCCCTTCTCAGTACTGTCGCGAAAGGAATAA
- a CDS encoding molybdopterin-dependent oxidoreductase → MAEQLINLGKKEMIECTIDGEKVMAEKGTSLYDVITSMGKILPAMCYHYTFKPFGSCGICLVGVEGKKMPVRSCTAPVKEPMVVTTGTPELFEAQKKAIEKHLTTHPLDCPVCDADGHCELQDMTFNFGIGSIGPVKQKGIPEDTRSIVLDFNMERCILCGQCINICKEVQMVDALRFMKKDGQTHVVAHGDVPLFCEFCGDCMTVCPVGAITDKYSKYKFKPWQLVKTQTTCNFCPDACQIILNIKEEKEVIQVDSPLSWTEKWGERESTKSGHGGICVRGRYGFRYITSPERLQVPLIKTNNQLEETSWWDATEMVSKRLSEIKAVYGGKSIAGLISARCTNEDLYLFQKFMRVALGSNRIDSSARYGHMNAVRALSPIAQFGTQGLSYEEITKAQTILVIGSDLTETNPIIGLRVKEALRRYKAQVVVVHPMKTNLAELASHHLPIKPGSEGWFIRGLVKILIEENLGDSSVAGKSDGPVSKLRDAVQSISLEQVVEHTGIPRETLLEVAKLYLETESAVLFVGEGILKTHRGFENMKVLMDLAILAGKLDRDGCGIIPLCEENNEQGAVDMGATSEFLPGQVPYGDVNLRDKVEQSWGEILPTHSGSHLMGIIEKARQGEIKALYLVGENPLGTLPASVNVKEALEKVEFIIVQDPFLTETGQLAHVVLPACTYIEKTGTFTGMTGMVLPVKQAMDPVGESRADWQIFSELSGAMGYPMEYLESDEIQKEIEGLVPQYYEGHSKKNRRSLSSYLSGAFHEGIMERYQLVPSTPPGSYPYHLVMGQILYHSGKLSTRDKGLMEIYPKNFLRINPADSERLQLGDGARVRMDSENGSVELVVEVDAMLPEGLLFYPEHFNDPPVKDLFACEVDALTGVPYFKSARVSLTKTADAPPKSQPEESVAAVAPDPQEDKGGEKA, encoded by the coding sequence ATGGCAGAACAGCTCATCAATCTAGGTAAAAAAGAGATGATTGAGTGCACCATTGACGGTGAGAAGGTCATGGCTGAAAAGGGAACGTCCCTCTATGACGTGATTACCAGTATGGGGAAGATTCTTCCGGCCATGTGTTACCATTATACCTTCAAACCCTTCGGGTCCTGTGGAATATGCCTGGTGGGGGTAGAAGGAAAAAAAATGCCCGTTCGATCCTGTACGGCCCCTGTGAAAGAGCCGATGGTGGTGACCACAGGTACCCCCGAGCTTTTTGAGGCCCAAAAAAAGGCCATTGAAAAACACCTGACCACACACCCCTTGGATTGCCCGGTTTGCGATGCAGATGGCCATTGTGAATTACAGGACATGACGTTTAATTTTGGTATCGGTTCCATTGGTCCCGTCAAGCAAAAGGGAATTCCCGAAGACACCCGGAGCATCGTCCTGGATTTTAATATGGAACGATGTATTCTCTGCGGACAGTGCATTAATATTTGTAAAGAGGTTCAAATGGTGGATGCCCTCCGTTTTATGAAAAAAGACGGGCAGACCCATGTCGTCGCCCATGGGGATGTACCCCTGTTCTGTGAGTTTTGCGGTGATTGTATGACCGTGTGTCCCGTGGGAGCCATTACTGACAAATATTCAAAATATAAATTCAAGCCTTGGCAGTTGGTGAAGACCCAAACCACTTGTAACTTTTGTCCCGATGCCTGCCAGATCATCCTCAATATTAAAGAGGAGAAAGAAGTCATCCAGGTGGATTCACCTCTTTCTTGGACAGAAAAATGGGGTGAACGGGAGTCCACAAAATCGGGCCATGGTGGAATCTGTGTTCGAGGCCGTTACGGATTTAGGTACATCACCAGCCCAGAGCGTCTTCAGGTTCCATTAATTAAAACCAATAACCAATTGGAAGAAACCTCCTGGTGGGACGCTACCGAAATGGTCTCCAAACGCTTATCGGAGATCAAGGCGGTATACGGAGGGAAAAGCATTGCGGGACTAATTTCCGCTCGGTGCACCAATGAAGATCTCTACCTGTTTCAGAAATTTATGCGGGTTGCCTTGGGTTCTAATCGGATTGATAGTTCTGCGCGTTACGGGCATATGAATGCGGTGCGGGCATTATCCCCCATCGCGCAATTTGGAACCCAGGGGTTATCATATGAAGAGATAACCAAAGCTCAAACGATTTTGGTCATCGGGTCGGATCTCACAGAGACCAACCCCATCATTGGCTTACGCGTAAAAGAAGCCCTGCGGAGGTACAAAGCACAGGTTGTTGTGGTCCATCCCATGAAAACCAATTTGGCCGAACTTGCAAGCCATCATCTTCCGATAAAACCAGGATCAGAAGGATGGTTCATTCGTGGTTTGGTTAAAATTCTTATTGAAGAAAACCTTGGGGATTCCTCGGTGGCGGGGAAGTCGGATGGTCCTGTCTCCAAATTGAGGGATGCGGTCCAAAGCATCTCTTTGGAGCAGGTTGTAGAGCACACCGGAATTCCCCGTGAAACCCTTTTAGAGGTTGCAAAACTTTATTTGGAAACAGAGAGTGCTGTCCTTTTTGTTGGAGAAGGCATTCTCAAAACCCATCGAGGGTTTGAGAATATGAAAGTCCTGATGGATTTGGCAATCCTTGCTGGAAAATTGGATCGTGACGGTTGTGGGATTATCCCTTTGTGTGAGGAGAATAACGAACAAGGGGCGGTAGACATGGGGGCAACTTCTGAATTTTTACCCGGTCAGGTTCCCTATGGCGATGTCAATCTTCGAGACAAGGTCGAACAATCTTGGGGAGAGATACTTCCGACCCATAGCGGGTCCCATTTAATGGGAATCATCGAAAAAGCCAGACAGGGGGAAATTAAGGCCCTTTATTTGGTGGGTGAAAATCCTTTGGGAACATTGCCTGCTTCGGTCAATGTCAAGGAGGCCCTTGAAAAGGTCGAATTCATTATCGTACAGGACCCTTTTCTGACCGAAACCGGTCAACTGGCTCATGTGGTTCTTCCTGCCTGCACCTATATTGAAAAAACCGGAACCTTTACAGGAATGACCGGAATGGTTCTCCCCGTCAAACAGGCAATGGATCCTGTTGGGGAAAGTCGGGCAGATTGGCAGATTTTCTCTGAGCTTTCAGGTGCAATGGGATACCCCATGGAATATCTGGAGTCCGATGAAATTCAGAAGGAAATTGAAGGATTAGTTCCTCAATATTATGAAGGCCATTCAAAGAAAAATCGGCGATCCCTCTCTTCTTATCTCTCGGGCGCTTTTCATGAGGGAATCATGGAGAGATATCAACTCGTTCCTTCTACCCCTCCCGGGTCATATCCATACCACCTGGTTATGGGACAAATTCTTTACCATTCAGGAAAGCTTTCCACAAGGGATAAGGGGTTAATGGAAATTTATCCAAAGAATTTCCTGCGTATCAACCCCGCGGACAGTGAACGTCTTCAATTAGGGGATGGGGCTCGGGTTCGGATGGATTCCGAAAATGGAAGTGTGGAACTGGTGGTGGAGGTGGATGCCATGCTTCCGGAAGGGCTTTTATTTTACCCGGAACATTTTAACGATCCCCCGGTTAAGGATCTTTTTGCCTGCGAGGTGGATGCCCTAACCGGCGTTCCCTATTTTAAATCGGCACGGGTTTCTTTGACCAAAACCGCTGATGCTCCCCCCAAATCACAGCCAGAAGAAAGTGTGGCCGCGGTGGCCCCTGACCCTCAAGAAGATAAGGGAGGAGAGAAGGCGTGA
- the nuoD gene encoding NADH dehydrogenase (quinone) subunit D: MADHRFEPPTAELPEGVVLGEESQLPLLRTEELMLSMGPQHPSTHGVLKVILELEGERIVRATPVLGFLHRGVEKLAEDGTYMQFIPHTDRLDYVCAMYNNFAYVRAVEKLYDLKVPERCEYLRTIVAEIQRIIGHLFWLGTQALDIGAMTVFFYTFREREILLDWFDQLCGARLTTSWYRIGGVESDIRPSLLKELYEFLDYFPPKIEEYNTLLETNRIWIARTKHIAVISAEDAISFGLSGPTLRGSGVDYDLRKAEPYGAYDKVEWNVPLGKNGDTYDRYWIRIEELKESCKIIRQCLDQLPEGPIKADSPKVVAPSKERVFNNLESMIAQFKLYSEGMRPPKGEIYCGTEAHKGELGFYIVSDGSGKPFRLKIRAPSFIHMGAFDFMAKGYMIADIVTIFGTYDIVMGECDR; the protein is encoded by the coding sequence ATGGCCGACCACCGGTTTGAACCACCAACAGCCGAATTACCTGAAGGGGTTGTGCTTGGGGAGGAGTCTCAGCTTCCGCTGTTGAGAACGGAGGAGCTCATGCTGAGCATGGGACCCCAGCATCCCAGCACCCATGGGGTCCTCAAGGTGATTTTAGAGCTGGAGGGAGAGCGGATTGTAAGGGCCACCCCGGTTTTGGGTTTTCTTCATCGCGGGGTGGAGAAGCTTGCCGAGGATGGTACCTACATGCAGTTTATCCCTCATACGGACCGGTTGGATTACGTGTGTGCGATGTACAATAATTTTGCGTATGTCCGTGCGGTGGAAAAACTCTACGATTTAAAGGTTCCCGAGAGGTGTGAATACCTAAGAACCATTGTTGCTGAAATACAACGCATCATTGGGCACCTTTTTTGGCTTGGGACTCAGGCCCTCGATATTGGAGCCATGACCGTTTTTTTCTATACTTTTCGAGAACGGGAGATTTTGCTGGACTGGTTTGACCAGCTTTGCGGGGCCCGTTTGACCACCAGTTGGTATCGCATCGGAGGGGTGGAAAGTGACATCCGGCCCTCGCTGCTCAAGGAGCTGTATGAGTTTTTGGATTATTTTCCCCCCAAGATCGAGGAGTACAATACCTTGCTGGAAACCAACCGGATCTGGATTGCGCGGACAAAACATATTGCGGTGATTTCCGCTGAAGATGCCATTAGTTTCGGTTTGAGTGGCCCCACGCTTCGGGGATCGGGGGTAGATTATGATCTTCGCAAAGCGGAGCCTTACGGTGCCTACGATAAAGTGGAATGGAATGTTCCTCTTGGAAAAAACGGGGATACTTACGACCGGTATTGGATCCGAATTGAGGAACTCAAAGAAAGCTGTAAAATCATTCGTCAATGTCTGGATCAGCTTCCCGAAGGCCCCATAAAGGCCGATTCTCCGAAGGTGGTGGCTCCTTCCAAAGAGCGGGTTTTTAACAATCTTGAAAGCATGATTGCCCAGTTTAAACTGTATAGTGAGGGAATGAGGCCTCCAAAAGGAGAAATTTATTGTGGAACCGAGGCCCACAAGGGGGAGCTTGGTTTTTACATTGTCAGTGATGGGTCCGGCAAACCTTTCCGCTTGAAAATCAGGGCCCCATCCTTTATTCATATGGGGGCCTTTGATTTTATGGCAAAGGGGTATATGATCGCCGATATTGTTACCATTTTTGGAACCTATGACATCGTCATGGGTGAATGTGATCGTTAG
- a CDS encoding NADH-quinone oxidoreductase subunit C codes for MSEINPIVEKIQQRFSEYFVSWSDYRGDLSVQVKKDGFHALCQYLHDDPEMDFDYIVHVSSVDYLGQKERFEVVYEFYSIRKRRRIRVKARVAEEDCSIDSVTDLWKGADFMEREVFDMMGIRFLHHPNLTRILLPDEYNEGYPLRKDFPMRGRGWRDTFEFMQKPSNQ; via the coding sequence ATGAGTGAAATAAATCCTATTGTAGAAAAAATTCAACAGAGATTCTCTGAATATTTTGTTTCTTGGAGTGATTATCGGGGGGATCTTTCGGTGCAGGTGAAAAAAGATGGGTTCCATGCTCTATGCCAGTATTTGCACGATGACCCGGAAATGGATTTTGACTATATCGTTCATGTCAGCTCCGTGGATTACCTTGGACAAAAGGAACGGTTTGAAGTGGTCTATGAGTTCTATTCCATTCGAAAACGCCGGCGAATCCGCGTGAAAGCCCGGGTCGCAGAAGAGGACTGCTCCATTGATTCGGTGACGGATTTATGGAAGGGGGCCGATTTTATGGAACGGGAGGTGTTCGACATGATGGGGATACGCTTTCTTCATCATCCCAATCTCACACGGATTCTACTTCCCGATGAATATAATGAGGGATATCCCTTGCGGAAAGATTTTCCCATGAGGGGAAGAGGGTGGCGCGATACCTTTGAATTTATGCAGAAGCCAAGCAACCAATAG
- a CDS encoding NADH-quinone oxidoreductase subunit B family protein, with protein sequence MGLTQIQGISESKSGDPGFIITTLENAVNWARKSSLWPMTFGLACCAIEMIAAVSSRYDMDRYGAGVFRGSPRQSDLMIVAGTVCRRMAPVIRKVYDQMPEPKYVIAMGSCATSGNIYDTYAVVQGVDHFVPVDIYVPGCPPTPEALFDGVLKLQQKIMERRVFEKKV encoded by the coding sequence ATGGGATTAACCCAAATCCAAGGAATTTCGGAATCAAAAAGCGGGGATCCTGGATTTATCATAACCACACTTGAAAACGCAGTCAATTGGGCCAGAAAAAGCTCCCTTTGGCCCATGACTTTCGGGTTGGCCTGTTGTGCCATTGAGATGATTGCGGCGGTCTCTTCTCGTTATGACATGGACCGGTACGGGGCAGGGGTTTTTCGTGGTTCTCCCCGGCAGTCGGATCTCATGATTGTGGCAGGGACAGTCTGCAGGCGAATGGCACCGGTAATACGGAAGGTATATGATCAGATGCCCGAGCCCAAATATGTAATTGCCATGGGTTCTTGTGCCACCTCCGGTAATATTTATGATACCTATGCTGTGGTTCAGGGGGTGGATCATTTTGTTCCTGTGGATATTTATGTTCCGGGCTGCCCTCCGACACCGGAAGCCCTTTTCGATGGGGTTTTGAAGTTACAACAGAAGATTATGGAGAGAAGGGTTTTTGAGAAAAAAGTATGA
- the ndhC gene encoding NADH-quinone oxidoreductase subunit A — MEANAAFSSYLGNYFPVLVFIFAVFVFAVGTLVLSYWGQPRVANVEKLTPYECGSEPISDARMPFPVRYYIIAMLFVIFDVEIIFLYPWAIVFDNLGFIGFLEMIIFILLFVLGYGYAWKKGAYEWD; from the coding sequence ATGGAAGCGAATGCAGCCTTTTCCAGCTACTTAGGAAATTATTTTCCTGTCTTAGTTTTTATCTTCGCAGTTTTTGTCTTTGCGGTGGGCACACTGGTCCTGAGTTATTGGGGCCAACCTCGAGTTGCCAACGTCGAAAAACTTACCCCTTATGAATGCGGAAGCGAGCCTATTTCCGACGCACGCATGCCTTTTCCTGTTCGTTACTACATAATTGCGATGCTCTTTGTCATTTTTGATGTGGAAATCATTTTCTTATATCCTTGGGCCATTGTTTTTGATAATCTTGGATTTATTGGGTTTCTAGAGATGATTATTTTTATTCTCCTTTTTGTATTAGGGTATGGATATGCTTGGAAGAAAGGAGCCTACGAATGGGATTAA
- a CDS encoding thiamine pyrophosphate-binding protein encodes MNTMAPAEMIQILKQKGFNFFTGVPCSLFGDTFSLLHQEKEMPYIPASREDEAVGIACGAYMGTRLPVVLMQNSGLGNCLNALTSLSLIYKIPSLLLITWRGEGGKDAPEHIVMGEACTKILDDIGIPHRNLSPETFEKDLDWILSIFERKQIPAALWVRKGILC; translated from the coding sequence ATGAATACAATGGCCCCCGCTGAAATGATCCAAATCCTGAAACAAAAAGGGTTTAATTTTTTTACCGGGGTTCCCTGCTCGCTTTTCGGAGACACGTTTAGCCTCCTTCATCAGGAAAAGGAAATGCCGTATATCCCCGCTTCCCGAGAAGATGAAGCCGTTGGAATCGCCTGTGGTGCCTATATGGGAACACGGCTTCCCGTGGTCCTCATGCAAAACTCAGGACTTGGAAATTGCCTCAATGCCTTAACTTCCCTCTCGCTGATTTATAAGATTCCATCTCTACTTTTGATTACCTGGCGGGGTGAAGGAGGGAAGGACGCACCTGAACATATTGTAATGGGGGAAGCCTGTACCAAAATTTTGGATGATATCGGTATTCCCCATCGGAACCTTTCCCCTGAAACCTTTGAAAAGGATTTGGATTGGATTCTCTCTATTTTTGAACGGAAACAAATTCCAGCGGCCCTTTGGGTTCGAAAAGGAATTTTATGCTGA
- a CDS encoding thiamine pyrophosphate-dependent enzyme, with the protein MLTRTQALLTISENLTSQLVIHCNGYIGRESFTLKDRRENFYMIGSMGLASSIGFGLALSNPRKKVIVLDGDGNVLMNLGALSTIGVFQPQNLTHIVLDNGVYGSTGNQPTLSSKIDLAKMAMAAGYRWMSKPNTIEELVQAFEKSQSTPGPCLIHILIPPTTDETGIGRVTYTPEEMTRRLRSVVAGH; encoded by the coding sequence ATGCTGACCCGAACACAGGCGCTTTTAACCATTTCCGAAAACCTGACCAGCCAACTGGTCATCCATTGTAACGGATACATCGGACGGGAATCCTTTACACTCAAAGACCGCCGGGAAAACTTTTACATGATTGGTTCCATGGGCCTGGCCTCCTCCATTGGTTTTGGTTTGGCCCTCTCCAATCCCCGGAAAAAAGTTATTGTGTTAGACGGGGATGGAAATGTATTGATGAATTTAGGGGCCCTATCCACTATTGGGGTTTTTCAACCGCAAAATCTCACACACATTGTTTTGGATAACGGGGTGTATGGCTCCACTGGAAACCAACCCACACTTTCTTCAAAAATAGATTTAGCCAAAATGGCCATGGCAGCGGGCTACCGTTGGATGAGTAAACCCAACACCATTGAAGAATTGGTCCAAGCGTTCGAGAAATCTCAATCCACCCCAGGCCCTTGTTTAATCCACATCTTAATTCCCCCCACCACCGATGAAACCGGCATCGGACGGGTGACATATACACCAGAGGAGATGACCCGACGGTTAAGGTCCGTGGTGGCAGGACATTAA
- a CDS encoding aminotransferase class V-fold PLP-dependent enzyme, whose protein sequence is MKKNILLNPGPVNTSPRVQQALLKGDMCHREEEIFHLLQTIRKNVLQAFAPDGGYGIVLIPGSGTAAMESAVSSCLSPGKKMLIVNNGVYGARILTMTKSYGFSTVEVQSSWLKPPDLSKIEKHLSEDPSIEVVAMVHHETTTGLINPITRLGELVHQYQRTFLVDSVSGLGGEEIDLKKSHIQFCGGTANKCIQGFPGLSFVLIQENQVDRVLSFPKRSLYLSLSTYLQNGRSHIPFTPPVQIAYAFSEALEELLEEGVIHRISRYKDASTLLREGFKNLNLDLLLPEGLRSNTITSLKFPKGMTYKTLHDQLREKGFIIYAGQGKLESEIFRVANMGHLTQNDFKHFLNALEETLKGRS, encoded by the coding sequence ATGAAAAAAAACATCCTTTTGAATCCAGGCCCCGTCAACACATCTCCCCGGGTCCAGCAGGCTTTATTGAAGGGGGATATGTGTCACCGGGAGGAAGAGATTTTTCATTTGCTCCAGACCATCCGCAAAAATGTCCTCCAAGCTTTTGCCCCCGATGGAGGTTATGGCATCGTATTAATCCCCGGTTCAGGAACCGCCGCTATGGAATCAGCAGTTTCTTCCTGTTTGAGTCCCGGGAAAAAGATGCTCATTGTTAATAACGGCGTCTACGGAGCACGGATTTTAACCATGACCAAAAGTTACGGTTTTTCCACCGTCGAAGTTCAATCCTCATGGTTGAAACCACCTGATCTTTCCAAAATAGAGAAGCATTTATCAGAGGATCCTTCCATCGAAGTCGTGGCCATGGTTCACCATGAAACCACCACCGGGTTAATCAATCCCATCACCCGTCTTGGAGAACTGGTTCATCAATATCAGCGGACCTTCCTGGTGGACTCCGTTAGCGGGCTGGGGGGCGAAGAAATTGATTTAAAGAAAAGCCATATTCAATTTTGCGGGGGAACGGCTAACAAATGCATCCAGGGGTTTCCGGGTCTATCGTTTGTCCTAATTCAGGAAAACCAGGTGGACCGGGTGCTTTCTTTCCCGAAGCGTTCCCTTTATTTAAGCCTTTCCACCTATCTTCAAAACGGCCGGTCCCACATCCCTTTCACTCCCCCTGTTCAAATCGCCTATGCATTTTCCGAAGCACTTGAGGAGCTTTTAGAAGAAGGGGTCATCCATAGAATTTCCCGTTATAAAGACGCCTCCACATTACTTCGGGAGGGCTTTAAAAACCTAAACTTAGACCTTTTGCTTCCTGAGGGCCTCCGATCCAATACCATCACCAGTCTCAAATTCCCAAAAGGGATGACCTATAAAACCCTCCACGACCAACTTCGAGAAAAAGGGTTTATTATTTATGCGGGCCAGGGTAAGTTGGAATCGGAAATATTCCGTGTGGCCAATATGGGCCACCTTACCCAGAATGACTTTAAACACTTTTTGAATGCGTTAGAGGAAACCCTAAAAGGAAGGTCATGA
- a CDS encoding phosphocholine cytidylyltransferase family protein — protein MRAIILAAGKGKRLVALTQHCPKSLIPVGGVPILSRFLGALEAVGIKDIVIVVGYLEEKMTQFIKDSHPHLNIQTTVNPDYLRGSILSLWAAREFFNDDLLIMDADVLFPKQFLSMLIQSPHPDLMLLDQSVQSHGEEQMLLIKNNRVIDCTKKVQGKGPEDFDLMGEGIGFLKISRSSSEKLKQIIKDFVKQGEVDMEYEDTFHSFFNEVDVKFLPVGGMPWTEIDFPEDIQKAEKSILPKLLKYEQEHPLWNT, from the coding sequence ATGAGAGCAATTATTCTTGCCGCGGGCAAAGGAAAGCGCCTTGTAGCGCTCACACAACATTGCCCAAAATCTCTTATTCCCGTGGGAGGGGTTCCCATTCTTTCAAGGTTCTTAGGGGCTCTGGAAGCCGTCGGGATTAAAGACATCGTCATTGTGGTGGGGTACCTTGAGGAGAAAATGACGCAGTTTATCAAAGATTCCCACCCCCATCTCAACATTCAAACAACGGTCAACCCGGATTATCTGCGGGGAAGTATCTTATCCCTATGGGCGGCCCGGGAATTCTTCAATGATGACCTTTTGATCATGGATGCGGATGTTCTCTTCCCTAAACAATTTCTATCCATGCTGATCCAGTCCCCTCACCCTGATCTCATGTTATTGGATCAATCGGTACAAAGCCACGGAGAAGAACAGATGCTTTTGATAAAAAACAACCGTGTCATCGATTGCACCAAAAAAGTTCAGGGGAAAGGCCCCGAGGATTTCGATCTGATGGGAGAAGGCATCGGTTTTTTGAAAATTTCCCGTTCATCGTCCGAAAAACTGAAACAGATTATTAAAGATTTTGTAAAACAGGGTGAGGTGGACATGGAATATGAGGACACCTTTCATTCTTTTTTTAATGAAGTGGACGTAAAATTCCTGCCGGTGGGGGGAATGCCATGGACGGAGATCGACTTTCCGGAAGATATTCAAAAGGCCGAAAAATCAATTCTTCCAAAACTTTTAAAATATGAGCAGGAACACCCTCTTTGGAACACCTGA
- a CDS encoding CDP-alcohol phosphatidyltransferase family protein, translated as MEHLKSHQKIQTAVVYLPPFSLLDKNQAEDPWPSPDIKLLGLPLLKRSLLSLYKAGISRFFVLSKFPYPQTQTDIDKDIRLNGKVTWIVQGSPTLPEKSIPGHEPLLLVGLNVHFLWGLAKELCHWDCGTDTWIVTIPDRGASNSLIPSEILVLPREKFKEPPLLDLETLAHKIKDGRVKTFLAKPEHLCYPIESPSFLQIIEKELLNNLGSPLDGMVDTYLNRPASKILTRFFLKTPITPNQITLLSFIIGILAAIGFAMEGYFNSILGALLFQFSSTVDCSDGEVARLKFMESPFGKWLDITLDNIAHLLIFSAITWTAIRQNPDGGFLQWGLLSLIGISLSFISVILSIRLQDRTSSLNQTDQNGWAIFLMNKFIAMMANRDFSLIVLILALVNSLPWLLILVGAGSNLFGLFLLGLFLTARSQQNVCLKEKEIKKESPQT; from the coding sequence TTGGAACACCTGAAAAGCCATCAGAAAATTCAGACGGCAGTTGTGTATCTGCCTCCATTTTCTCTTCTGGATAAAAACCAGGCAGAGGACCCCTGGCCCTCTCCCGATATAAAGCTTTTAGGCCTTCCATTATTAAAAAGGTCCTTATTATCACTTTATAAAGCCGGAATCTCTCGATTTTTTGTCTTATCCAAATTCCCCTACCCTCAAACTCAAACCGATATCGATAAAGATATCCGGCTCAATGGAAAGGTCACCTGGATCGTTCAAGGGTCTCCCACATTGCCTGAAAAAAGCATACCTGGCCACGAACCCCTTCTCCTGGTGGGATTAAATGTTCATTTTCTTTGGGGGTTGGCCAAAGAGCTTTGCCATTGGGATTGCGGAACCGACACTTGGATTGTCACCATCCCTGATAGAGGGGCTTCCAACAGTCTGATTCCTTCTGAGATACTTGTCCTTCCTCGAGAAAAATTCAAGGAACCCCCTTTATTAGATCTTGAGACACTGGCCCATAAAATAAAGGATGGAAGGGTAAAAACCTTTCTTGCAAAACCCGAACATCTTTGCTATCCCATAGAAAGCCCCTCTTTTCTTCAAATAATTGAAAAGGAACTTTTAAACAACTTGGGAAGCCCCCTGGACGGAATGGTGGATACCTACCTCAACCGCCCCGCATCAAAAATTCTTACGCGTTTTTTTCTCAAAACACCCATCACCCCCAATCAGATTACCCTTCTTTCCTTCATTATTGGGATTTTGGCAGCCATTGGCTTTGCAATGGAAGGTTATTTCAATTCCATTTTGGGTGCCTTATTGTTTCAATTTTCCTCCACGGTGGACTGCTCCGATGGAGAGGTCGCCCGTCTGAAATTTATGGAGTCCCCTTTTGGTAAATGGTTAGATATCACATTGGATAATATTGCCCATCTGTTGATATTCTCCGCCATTACCTGGACGGCCATTAGGCAAAACCCCGATGGGGGTTTTCTTCAATGGGGCCTTCTTTCTTTGATTGGAATCTCTCTTTCATTCATATCAGTTATTCTTTCAATACGGTTACAGGACAGGACCTCCTCCCTGAACCAAACAGATCAAAACGGTTGGGCCATTTTTTTAATGAATAAATTCATTGCCATGATGGCCAACCGAGATTTTTCTTTGATTGTTTTGATATTGGCTTTGGTAAATAGTCTTCCCTGGCTCTTGATCCTCGTAGGGGCAGGATCCAATCTCTTCGGCCTTTTTTTGTTGGGATTGTTTCTTACGGCTAGGAGCCAGCAAAACGTTTGTCTAAAAGAAAAAGAAATTAAAAAGGAAAGCCCTCAAACGTAA